TCAGCCCGCAGGGCCCGCCGCCCACGATGAGCACCGCGGCCGTTAGACGTGTTTCCAAGTCGCTTCTCCCTACCAGCATTATCTGCATGGTAAGGTCGCCTGACTATTTCGTCAAGTAGCCTGACTAATCGGCATCGTCCAGCGTGTCGAACTCCGCGCCGTAGACCGCGAGCCCTTTCAGGATCGCGTCCATCGTGGCCTTGCCGAGCTCGGCGCGCATCTCCTGCTCGGCTATGTCGACCGCATCGCGGAATGCATCGAGCCATTTGCGCCCGGCCGGGGTGAACATGACGATGCGCGCGCGCCGATCGGTCGGATCGGCGATGCGGTCGACGAGGCCAAGCTCGGCGCATTGATCGACCAGTTCGCCCATCGCCTGCTTGCTCATGGAGGCGCGGCGGGCGAGCTCGGTGAGCCGCGTCCCCTCCACATCGAGATTGCGCGTGAGGCCGACATGCGCGATGCGTGTTTCGTCGTGGCCTCGCTCGCTCATCAGTTCGAGCACGCGGCCCTCGAAACGCCGCACCGCGTTGTTGAGCAGGCGGCCAATATTGGCGTGCCGCCACGCGGTCCCGGATGTCCTGGCTTTCACGAATTATGCTTCCGAATCGAGCGATCGAGATCATGCAAGGCTAGCACAAGAGGCAGCCCAGGCGCGCTCGTACAGTCGATCAGCGCACGTGTAGTTGGCAGCGGGCGGCGTCAATCAAGACGCTGCCCGTCATCGTGTGTTTCGAGCATTCCCGGTAGCGGGGCGGCCTTCTACTGTGAACGATCCGAGGTCCAGCCCTTGTACTCGGCGATGTTGTCCCTGGTCACGAGCTTGGAGGGCAACAGCTCCACGGTCGAGGCCGGCTTCTGGCCATTGAGAATGCCGACGCCAACCTGCACGGCCCGCCGCGCCATGAAGAACGGATCCTGCGAAGCCGAGGCCTGGATCTGCGGCGACTGTGGATCCTTCAGCGCGGCCTCGATATCGGGCGCGCCGTCGACCGCCGTGATGACGATGCCGCTGCGGTTTTGCTGGCGAGCCGCAAGATCGGTACCGATCGCCTGCGGATCGTTGATGGCGAAAATGGCGTCGATCTTGGGGAAGCGGGTCAGGTAGCCCTGCGCAATGGTGAGACCGCCCTCGCGCGAGCCTTTGCCGTCCTGGTCGCTGGACAGTACCTTGATGCCTGGATTCTTCGACAAGACGTTCTTGCAGCCGACGACACGGTCGATCACGGCAGAAACCTGCGGCCCGTTCTCGATGATGACGTCGCCCTTCCCGCCCAGTTTGTCCACGATGTACTGGCAGGAGATCTCGCCGGCCTGCACGTTGTTCGTGGTTACGGTGGCATCGGCGCCTTCGGCCGCGGTGTCGACCGCGACGACGACGATGCCCGCCGCCTGCGCCTTCTTGATCGCCGGCCCGATCGCCTTGGGATCCCCGGGGTTCAACAGGATCAGGTCGACGCCGGCGGCAATGAAATTGTCGATCTGGGTGACCTGCTTGCCGAGGTCGTATTCGAAGCCGACGGTCGTGATCTTCACATTGGGATTGGTCTTCTTCGCCTCGAACTCGGCGCCCTTCGACAGCGCGACGAAGAACGGGTTGCCCATCGAGCCGAGCGAGACGCCGATCGACTTGAGCTCCTTGGCGAAGGTTGGCACGGTGCTTAGGGCAAGCGCCATGGCGGCGCCGGCAAGCGTGATCGTCTTCAACATTGGCTTCCTCCCTGGTCTGTCTTCATCTCCGGCACGGCAGACCAGTTGCCGCAACGGAATCTCGTATCAAGCAGGTGTGCGCCGAGCCCTTCGGGGTTCTGGCGGAGCGCCTCTTAAGTTCTGGCAGAGCCTCCTAGGTTCTGGCAGAGCCCTGCAGCCGGTAGCGGTCCAGCGCCACGGCGCCGATGATCACCAGGCCCTTGATCACGTATTGCCAGATGTCGGAGACGCCGATCAAAATGAGCCCGTTCGACAGGACGGCAATGATCAAGGCGCCGACCAGCGTGCCCCAGATAGAGCCGATGCCGCCGACGAATGAGGTGCCGCCGAGGATCACGGCGGTGATCGCATCGAGCTCGTAGGACTGACCGAGCTGGAGGCCGTTGGCTGCATAGAGCCGCGCCGCCTGCATGGCGCCGCCGAGCCCGGCGAAAAGTCCGGAGACACCGTAGACGAAGATCAGCACGGCCCAGACCTTGATGCCGGCAAGCCGCGCCGCGCTTTCATTGCCGCCCACCGCATAGATGTGCACGCCGAGCACGGTCCGGCGCAGCACCAGCCACGAGACGAGGATGACGAGCAAGGCGATCACCGAGAGCCACGGGATCGACGCGACGCCGGGAACGAGGGTCAGCGAGCCGTTACCGATGAAGGCATAGGGAATGGAGGGATTGAACACGGTGGTGTCGGCCCCGAGCAGTCGTGCCAGGCCGCGCACCGCGGTGAGAGAGCCGAGCGTGACGATGAAAGGCGGCAGGCGCAGGAGCGCAATCAGCGCGCCGTTGACGACACCGAATCCGAGGCCGGTGAGCAGCGCGGCCGGCAGCCACAGCATCCCGAGGTCTGGCAGCTTGGAGAGCGTCAGCCCGGCCATCGCGGAGGCCGCCAGGATCGAGCCGACCGAGAGGTCGATGCCGCCGGTGAGAATGACGAAGGTCATGCCGGCGGCGAGCACGGTGTTCACTGCGGCCTGCTGCAACACGATGCCGAGATTCTGTCCGGTGAAGAAGCGCCCCTCGGACAGCACATGGAAGCCGATGCAGAGAACGAGCAATACCGGCAGCATGCCGAGCGCGCTGATCAGCACCCTCGCCCGCTGGCGTTTTGTCTCCGCGGCAGCACCGTTGGTCGTCGTCGTCGGGGCGGGCTGGGCCTCCGAAGCACCATTGTCAGGCATCGAGATGCTCCATCCCCGTGGCAAGCGCCATGATGTCTTCCTGGTTCAACGCCGCCGTTTCGGTTCGTCTGACCTCGCCCGCAACAAGTCCCGACCGCATCACGATGACGCGATCGCAGATGCCGATGATCTCGGGAAGATCGGACGAGATGACGAGGATCGCGGTGCCGGCCTTGGCCAGATTGTCGATGATCGAATAGATCTCGGACTTGGCGCCGACGTCGACGCCCCGCGTCGGCTCGTCGAGGATCAGGACCTTTGGCGCAATGGCGAGAAGCCGCGACAAGAGCACCTTCTGCTGGTTGCCGCCGGAGAGGCCACCGGCGGGGACGCCGACATCGGCGGCGCGAATGCTGAGCCCCGCGAAGGCCCGGTCGGCGCGCTCGCGCGCCTTGTCGCGATCCAGGAACCAGCCGAGCTTCGCATCGCGCGCGAGCACAGCGAGATTGATGTTGTCCAGACATGACATGTCGAGAAACAGGCCGAGCGCCTTCCTGTCTTCCGTCAGATAGGCAATGCCGGCCTCGAGTGCCGCGCCGGGACTACGGATGTCGATCGGGTGGCCTTCAAGTTCGAGACGGCCCGACGTTCTCGGTGCCGCGCCGATGATGAGATGTGCAAGTTCGGTGCGGCCGGCGCCGATCAGGCCGGCAAGCCCCACCACCTCGCCCGCATGCACGGTGAGCGAGCACCCCTTGACGCGCTGGCCGTCGGCCATGTCGATGGCCGCGAGCACGGGATGCCCTCGCCCCGCCTCCGGATCGTGATCCTTCTTGTAGAACGAGGAGACGTCACGCCCAACCATCAGCCGAACGATGGTGTCGGCGCGGATCTCGGGCTTGTCGAGCGACCCGACCAGCCGGCCGTCGCGCAGCACGGTAACTCGGTCGCCGAGCGCATAGACCTCGTCCATGCGATGCGAGATGTAGATGATGGCAAGCCCCTCGGAGCGAAGCTGGCGGATCAGCGCGAACAGCCGCGCGCTCTCGCCGGCCGACAACGCGGTGGTCGGCTCATCCATGATCAGGATTTTTGATCTTGCGTGCAGCGCACGCGCGATCTCGACCAGTTGCCGCTGGCCCATGGAGAGATGCGCCACCAGCGTCGACGGCAGGAAGTCCGCGCCCAGCCGTTTCAGGATCGGGCCGACGCCCTCGCGCATGGCGCCCCGCGCCAGCAAACCCGATTGCGATATCTCCCGGCCGAGATAGATATTCTCGGCAACGCTGAGATTGGGAGCCAATGACAGCTCCTGGTAGATGATGGAGATGCCCGCGGCGCGGCCGCCGAGCGGACCTTCGATCCGCACCGGGCTTCCTTCGATACGGATCTCGCCGCCGGGATCTGGCGTGTAAGCGCCGGACAGGATCTTCATCAGCGTCGACTTTCCGGCGCCGTTCTCACCCATCAGGGCATGAATTTCGCCGGCATAGACGGTGAGATCGACCGAGCGCAGCGCCTTGATGCCGAAGAAGGATTTTGAGACCCCACGCATCTCGAGGATCGGATCGTTCATCGTGCCTCCCGGCGCACAATGCGTTTCCCACCCGCGTCTCGATCTTCTTGTCAGCGCGGCTCACGCATTAAACAAAAGGCCGCGGCACAGGGCAATACCGAACATACGAGAATTCGACGTCGAGGCGATGCTAGTGGCGCGGCCGATACAGTTCGCGCCACGCGGGAAGCCGCTCGGCATAGGCTTCGGTCAGCCTGGCGTCAGGTTCAAACGTCTCGATGCGCTGCGGCCGCGTGCACACGGCGGCAATTGCCTCACCCGTGACAGCAAGCCGCCCCAATCTCGCCGCACCGAACGCCGCGCCGGCCTCACCTCCGGCGAAGCGATGGATCGGGATATTCAGCACGTTGGCCAGCACCGAGAGCCAGAACCGGGACCGCGAACCGCCGCCGATGGCATCGGCTTCCGTGATCGCAATACCGGCATCCGCGAGCGCGTCGCGGC
This genomic stretch from Bradyrhizobium sp. CCGB12 harbors:
- a CDS encoding MarR family winged helix-turn-helix transcriptional regulator — encoded protein: MKARTSGTAWRHANIGRLLNNAVRRFEGRVLELMSERGHDETRIAHVGLTRNLDVEGTRLTELARRASMSKQAMGELVDQCAELGLVDRIADPTDRRARIVMFTPAGRKWLDAFRDAVDIAEQEMRAELGKATMDAILKGLAVYGAEFDTLDDAD
- a CDS encoding ABC transporter substrate-binding protein → MLKTITLAGAAMALALSTVPTFAKELKSIGVSLGSMGNPFFVALSKGAEFEAKKTNPNVKITTVGFEYDLGKQVTQIDNFIAAGVDLILLNPGDPKAIGPAIKKAQAAGIVVVAVDTAAEGADATVTTNNVQAGEISCQYIVDKLGGKGDVIIENGPQVSAVIDRVVGCKNVLSKNPGIKVLSSDQDGKGSREGGLTIAQGYLTRFPKIDAIFAINDPQAIGTDLAARQQNRSGIVITAVDGAPDIEAALKDPQSPQIQASASQDPFFMARRAVQVGVGILNGQKPASTVELLPSKLVTRDNIAEYKGWTSDRSQ
- a CDS encoding ribose ABC transporter permease encodes the protein MPDNGASEAQPAPTTTTNGAAAETKRQRARVLISALGMLPVLLVLCIGFHVLSEGRFFTGQNLGIVLQQAAVNTVLAAGMTFVILTGGIDLSVGSILAASAMAGLTLSKLPDLGMLWLPAALLTGLGFGVVNGALIALLRLPPFIVTLGSLTAVRGLARLLGADTTVFNPSIPYAFIGNGSLTLVPGVASIPWLSVIALLVILVSWLVLRRTVLGVHIYAVGGNESAARLAGIKVWAVLIFVYGVSGLFAGLGGAMQAARLYAANGLQLGQSYELDAITAVILGGTSFVGGIGSIWGTLVGALIIAVLSNGLILIGVSDIWQYVIKGLVIIGAVALDRYRLQGSART
- a CDS encoding sugar ABC transporter ATP-binding protein, which codes for MNDPILEMRGVSKSFFGIKALRSVDLTVYAGEIHALMGENGAGKSTLMKILSGAYTPDPGGEIRIEGSPVRIEGPLGGRAAGISIIYQELSLAPNLSVAENIYLGREISQSGLLARGAMREGVGPILKRLGADFLPSTLVAHLSMGQRQLVEIARALHARSKILIMDEPTTALSAGESARLFALIRQLRSEGLAIIYISHRMDEVYALGDRVTVLRDGRLVGSLDKPEIRADTIVRLMVGRDVSSFYKKDHDPEAGRGHPVLAAIDMADGQRVKGCSLTVHAGEVVGLAGLIGAGRTELAHLIIGAAPRTSGRLELEGHPIDIRSPGAALEAGIAYLTEDRKALGLFLDMSCLDNINLAVLARDAKLGWFLDRDKARERADRAFAGLSIRAADVGVPAGGLSGGNQQKVLLSRLLAIAPKVLILDEPTRGVDVGAKSEIYSIIDNLAKAGTAILVISSDLPEIIGICDRVIVMRSGLVAGEVRRTETAALNQEDIMALATGMEHLDA